TGCTAATTTCTGTACAATACACGGTCCTGACATTCCGGGTGGCTGGGAAGATATAAAATGAGAGGCCTTTTATTTTGGTGGAAACATATTTATAATAATGATTATTTGTCTGCAATGCAACCAATAGGATGTGtctcgtttcaaaaaaaaaaccaataGGATGTGTGTGCACAAGAGCTCCCTGTTCCATGCTGGGCACACAACTGCTACTGTCTGTcaagaagaagagagagagtggTACCCATGACACAACCGGCCAGGCGCTCAGATTCAGGTCCTGGCTCTGGCACATTGCTTGTGGCTGCTGCTGTCCGACCCGGGATTATCGCAGTGACGTCTCTCTTGCAGTAAGCTGGCTGTTTGGGCAACGGAAGCGCAGCATCCTCGCAGCTCAGCATCAGAACAACGTCCCACATGGTAGGGCGGTCCTCACGGTTCTCCTCCACGCAGAGCAGGGCTATCTGAATGCATCTCATTATCTCAGCCGCTCGAGATTCACCCCGGAGCAAGGGATCGACAAACTCAATCAATCGTCCACGATTCCAAAGGTCCCACACCTGAGAAAGAAAGAATTATTCCAGGTTACAGTAAATGGTATTTCAGTAATTATATTAATTAATCTTTCTTTGAGCAAGAGTATTCTACTCTTCTGACTGCAAATGCAAGCTCACTAAAATCGAAAGCAGGCCATATATGCAGTGTCCAGCTTCAGGTGTCAACAAACTGCAGGCTCTTGAGATGGTATATACATAGACAAGTTTGCTCTAGATAAACCTTGTAAAACTCCTGCCGACTAAAGCTCAAGGAACTTGCATGCTCGAAAGTTTACTTACCCATGTATTGAGAGGCCCATAATCACGTGGTCCACTTGAAAGCGGACAAAATCTCTTTCCACTAATAATCTGGAGAAGCAAGGCCCCAAAGCTATAGACATCAGACTTCATTGAGAAAAGACCTTTTTCTCGATATTCAGGGGCCACAAAACCGCTGAAGAAAAAAAGGTATAAGTTAACACCTTCAGTTAAGGAATAGAAAATTAGAAATATAAACAATGCAAAACAAATATATATTAGAAATCTTACGGTGTGCCAAACACGTTTTCTTCAAGCACTTCATCGACACCTGGATTTAATATTTTGGATAAGCCAAAGTCAGAAATCTTAGGAGTCATATCAGAATCCAAGAGGATGTTGCTTGGTTTCAAATCACGGTGGATAATATGCATCCCACATTGCTTGTGCAGGTAGGCGACTCCCTGAGCTACACCTTCAATTATTTTATAGCGCACTGGCCAGTCAATCGACTTCCCGGTTTTTCCTGTAAATGCGGAACCATTAATAGAGACAATGAAGTTTGTATATCTGTAAAGATAATACAACCGAATCGTTATTTGCGACATACCAAAGATAAATGAATCCAAGTTTCCATTCAACATGTATGCATAGACCAAAATCTTCTCTCTTCCATGGTAGCAATAACCTAGAAGCTTCACTATGTTTATATGTTGAAGCTGTGTGATAGATCGAATCTCATTGTCAAAATCTAGTTCTTGGAAATCCAGGCTAGTGGGTACATCCAAACGCCTTTTGATGGCCACCTCGCGTCCATCAAGCAATAAACCCTTGGGAGTATAGACGCCAAGATCAAATGCTTTCCTAAATGAACTAACTGCAATGTATGTGGCGGTTGACAGCAACATATAGATTTCCTAGCTATTGTAGCACTTGCTAAATAAATAAGCAAGATTTTATTATTCACTCTGGAATCTCAGATTCTCAGTGCTGCTTTGCCTTGAACCTTAAAGGGTCATTGTCATTCActaataaatatattttgtacttTCGATGCAGCTGTACAAAAGGAGCCAGTAAAAAATATAGCTATTCACAATCCTCATGAAAGCCTAGGTTGCAAAGTAAATTACATAATTCTCCAGGTTATGATGGTAAATTTATTTAGAACTTCCATTAAAAAAAATGCTATTTGGTTTCTTTAGAAGCAGCATGAAGTTTAGTTATAACAGCAAGATCAATCTACTTGTCTGACACATGTAAATGCTAAGCTTTAAGCTGCCCCTCCATTTAGGCATTTCACATTAAGGAGTGTTTGTTCACATAACCAGGTTCATCCAATGTACTGCCTAAATAACATAAATCGTTATTCCTTCTGATGGGTACAAGGCACTAACATTGCTAGAAAACGTGATATATATAAATTGAATTATTTCTCTTGTAAAGAATCCAAAAGGCTAAAAGTTGAAAGGAAGAGTGCCCCCTACCAGTGGGGGCTTCCCCCgctgtacaattttttttttaaaaagtgcATCCCCTACCTTGTATACAATGCTAAAGCCACCTAGTCCAATCTTACTTCCAGGTGAGAAGTTATTTGTCGCATCCACTAATTCCAAGAAATTGAAATCTTTAAACCCTGTCAGAAAACAAAAATTAGCTGCAACTCATTGAAAATTTAGCATTTCAGCTATATATCCCTTTTTCTACGTTCATGGTATGAGGAATCTTATTTTCTTAAAAACAGGAATCTGGAAGAGTGAATGTTTATAACGAACGTGGTACAACGCACTACAAGGGATGTTGAAATGGTTTGACAATGATGCATAGCTAGCTCAAGCTGCTCAACTTGTACAATAAATAATACATGCAGGGATAATGCATAGctagagatttttttttaaaattagcTAGTTCCTAAACTCTTACCTCTTACTTCAGGAACAATAGATCTATGCATAATGTTGGCCCCGACATCTTTTTTCATCCATGGAAACTTGATTCTCCTTGATCTGATTCGAAATGTTTCAACAACATTTTGAGGGCCTGCAAGGAATCTGATCTAAGATTCTTGTGCTATTTAGGCAGAGAGAGAACAGTCAGCAAAATGAATACAATCACGACGGGAAACAACTCTATGTTTACCATATCTCAAATGCTAGTATAGCTGACATTTTGTCCAAAGATGTGCTTTGG
This portion of the Panicum virgatum strain AP13 chromosome 2N, P.virgatum_v5, whole genome shotgun sequence genome encodes:
- the LOC120659676 gene encoding receptor-like serine/threonine-protein kinase SD1-6, which codes for MALLNGLGQAATIAQLSGLDAFGLTSMIMKAVHTVRRNKKACKQLEQRVQMIADLLQSIEGSEMMQRPETRRPLDGLEHTLCCAYILVTSCQNSRNIYLFFYGEKLANKFSEVQNSIDFYLQLFPVLSHIDTTRLLVRILNGVHPPQNEDTAKLVRSFTSHSNPDVRTEMSGAFERTRAATEPFKVTEYQVAGPQNVVETFRIRSRRIKFPWMKKDVGANIMHRSIVPEVRGFKDFNFLELVDATNNFSPGSKIGLGGFSIVYKGLLLDGREVAIKRRLDVPTSLDFQELDFDNEIRSITQLQHINIVKLLGYCYHGREKILVYAYMLNGNLDSFIFGKTGKSIDWPVRYKIIEGVAQGVAYLHKQCGMHIIHRDLKPSNILLDSDMTPKISDFGLSKILNPGVDEVLEENVFGTPGFVAPEYREKGLFSMKSDVYSFGALLLQIISGKRFCPLSSGPRDYGPLNTWVWDLWNRGRLIEFVDPLLRGESRAAEIMRCIQIALLCVEENREDRPTMWDVVLMLSCEDAALPLPKQPAYCKRDVTAIIPGRTAAATSNVPEPGPESERLAGCVMGTTLSLLLDRQ